In Lacinutrix sp. Bg11-31, the DNA window TTTAATGCAGAAGGAGATTTAATACATAAAGTAATCCATTTATAAGTATAACGGATTAAATGTTGCTTTAAAATTGATTACTTTTAGTTTAAATTAAAACTCCTACTATGCGCCATTCCGATTATATAATATTAATTGTTTTCTTTTTTATTAATTTAAGTTTTGCACAAGAAAACAATCCAATAACATCTGAAAACATTAGTGAGCAAAATACTTTTTTACATAAACAACATTTAGAAAAATTCTCTCTGCACACTAATAAGTCTGTTTACTTTTCAGGCGAAAATATTTGGTTTAAGACCTATGTTGCTTATGACATTACAGAAACACCTAATTATAAAACTTCGAATCTTTATATTAATATCTATGATTCAGAAAAAAAATTAGTTGCAAATCAATTAGTGTTTGTTAATAATGGGAAAGTGAATGGTAATATAGAACTTCCTGAAGACTTAAAAACCGGAACATATTTTATAGAATTAGAAACCAATTGGAACACCAATTTCGAAAATACTTATATTAAATCTATACAAGTAAAGAGTTTAGACGATGGTTTTATAGACAAAACTAATAACAATAATACATTAGATAATTTAACTGTTTTTAGTTTTTATCCTGAAAGTAACGTAATACTTGAAAACACAGAAAACACCATATATTTTACTATAACAAAAAATAATATTCCATTAAAATTAAATGGAAAAATAGTAAATACTAATGGAGACGTTATTTTAGAATATAAAAGTGGTGAAAACGGAATTGGCTTTTTTAAACTAACAGCTAGTAAAGGAACTAAATATTTTGCTACTGTTAATGATTCTAAATTTGAAATCCCGAGTGCAAAAGAGAGTGGATTAATAATCCATAAAAAAAAGAATGCTAAAAATAGTGATGCTATTAATTTAAGCATAGCAACAAATAAAGCAACACTAGATAAAGAAAAGGGAAACACCTTTTTTGTTGTAATACACAGAAAAGGATATGTATTGTCTGTTATTCCAATTGAATTAAATGGTGATTATAATAGTTTCAATTTAAACCTTCTTAAAAAGGATCTTTTTAATGGTGTAAATACTATTACCATATTTAACCAAAGCAATCAACCAATTGCAGAGCGTAATATTTATAATGATAAAAAGGAAATAATAAAGTTAGAAGCAACTAAAACTATTCGTAAAAAAGATTCTACTACAATAGCGTTAATGCTTAAAAATGTATTTACAAATACAAATGTTAGTATTTCGGTTTTACCAACAGAGTCCTTAATGTATAAAAACCAAAACAATATTCTTACAGACTTTTTAGTAACTCCATATTTAAAAGATAAAACTGGTAATGTGGCAGATTATTTCTCTGAAGGATTTAACCTAGACAAGCTAGATAGTTATATACAAACTAAAAGTAAAACAGATTTTAAAAACGCGCCAATTAACAAGAAAGAGTATAAAAACTCTGAAATAGGAATGAAAGTAAGCGGTTCTATAATTATAAATAATGTAGATATTAATAGTTCTAAAGTGATGCTAACATCGCAAGAAAATAATATTATTTTAGTTTCTAAACTAAAGCCTAATAATACTTTTGTTTTTGATAGTTTATTATTAAAACAAAACTCTGCTTACAAATTATCTTTAGTGGATAGCAAAGGCAAACTATTAAAAGCTGTTATAAAAATTAAAGAAGAGTTTTTAAGCTATAAACCTGCATCAATTTCTACCAGAAATTTAGAAAATTTTTATGTAGATGACTTTAATAATAGTATAATAAAAACTGAATTTAATAACAAGAACGAAACATTAGAAGAGGTTTTAATTGAGTCTAAGAAGAAAAAAATAGTTTTACCAGATGATTATCCAGACCCTAAAACGCGTGGAAGTAGTTTTACAAAAACATATACAATTATAGAAAGCAAATACTCTACAGGCCAAACAGCAATGGATGTTATTAAAGACTTACCTGGAATACTAGTTGACATCCAATCTACAAAAGTTAGGTCTACAAGAGGTGCAAAATCAATTATTGCGGGAAGTAGAAATGATGAAGTTGCAATAATTTTAAATGGTGTAAGAGTTTCAGATTTCGACTTATTAAGAACCATAAATGCAACAGAAATTATAGAGGCAAAAGTTAATGCATCTGGAGCTGGTTATGGTTTAGATGGTTTTGGAGGAGTTGTAATATTAAAAACAAAAGGAGAGATAAATCCGTTTAAAAATAAAGCAAAAAATAACAATACAAAGTTTACTGTTAAAAAAGGAAATGTAGACTTTGGTTTTACAATTCCAACAGAGAATTACAAAGAATACGATTTACAATTCCCTACTAATAATTCTAAAAAATATTACAGTACACTAGACTGGTTGCCGAGTACTGACCTGAAACCAAACTCAGACAATTTAATTACAGTATTCAATAATAATTTAGATGAAATTAAATTAATTATTAATGGGCAAAATAATGAAGGACATTTAATTTTTGATGTAATAACCATAGACACTAAAAAAAATCAATAATTTAAAGATTACGTTTTAAAGCCTTTTATAAAAACAAAAAAGCTTGTAATAAAATTACAAGCTTTTTAATATAGTTATAGTGTTATACTTTTAGTCAGGGTTTACAACAAGTCTAAAGCCTTCACCATGAATATTTAGTATTTCTACTTTATCGTCTACTTTTAAATATTTACGCAATTTTGCAATATAAACATCCATACTTCTTGATGTAAAGTAATTATCGTCTCTCCATATTTTTGTTAATGCTAGTTCTCTTGGCATTAAATCGTTTTCATGTAAAGCTAATAAACGTAATAATTCGTTTTCTTTTGGAGATAATTTTACAGCTTCACCACCTTTATAAGTAAGGAATCTTAATTTCGAATTAAGGTGAAAATGCCCAATTTCAAAATCAAATTGTTTGCTATCTGCAACTGTATCTGTTGCCTTTCTTGTCATGATTGCTTTAATTTTCATTAAAAGCACTTCACTGTCAAAAGGTTTATTAAGATAATCGTCTGCTCCTACTTTATAACCTTTAAGCACATCTTCTTTCATTGCTTTTGCAGTTAGAAAAATAATTGGCACATCTGCATTTTTCTCTCTAATTTCTTTAGCAAGTGTAAAACCGTCTTTATAAGGCATCATAACGTCTAAGATACAAAGGTCGTAATCGTCTTTTTTAAACTTTTCGAAGCCTTCCATACCATTTTTAGCATGGACAACTGCGTAGTCATTCATCATTAAATAATCCTTTAAAACTGTTCCAAAATTTGGATCGTCCTCTACTAATAATATTTTCTTTTCTTGTTCGTCCATAATGTTATGATATTAACGGAAGTTTTATCGTGAAAGCACTTCCTTTTCCTTTTTCACTTGTTACTGATATGTGACCACTGTGGTCTTCTACAATTCTTTTTACATAAGATAAGCCTAAACCATGACCTTTTACATTATGTATATTTCCTGTGTGTTCTCTATAAAACTTTTCGAAAACACGTTTTACGGCAGCTTTACTCATTCCGCTACCTTCATCTTTTATATTAACCAGAATATTATTTCCAACGTTTACTGTTTCTACAGTAATTTTTGGGGCCTCTGGCGAGTATTTAATAGCATTGTCTAAAATGTTTACCAAAACATTAATAAAATGCGTTTCATTTGCTAGTACAGAAGACTTAGTTGCTTTAAGTTCTGTCTCTATATGTCCTTGTCTATCTTCTACAATTAATTCTACATGAGAGATAGCATCTTCTATTAAGTCGTGTAAACTAATACCTTCCTTACTAATGTTTAACTCATTTTTTTCAAGTTTAGATATCCTTAGTACATTCTCTACTTGTGCATGCATACGTTTATTTTCTTCACGTATCATCTGTAAATAGCGTTTAACCTTCTCTTTATCATCTATAATTTTTGGATTCTTAATAGAATCTAAAGCCAGGTTTATAGTTGCGATAGGCGTTTTAAACTCATGCGTCATGTTATTAATAAAATCTGTTTTAATTTCAGCAATCTGGCGTTGCTTTATAATCTGTGATAACGCTGTTACAAATGCAATAATTATTATTGAAGTAAACAAAACAGATAAACCCAACATACCAATTACAGAAGACCATATAAACTTATTTCGATCTGGAAAATTGACTAGCAAACGGTAATTATAATTTCCATTATCTTCAGAAAAAATTGGCACTTCCATTGTTACTTGGTCTTCTAACTCAAAATTATCTGTCTGTATTTTTGTTGCTAAATCACTACTGTAAATAGCGAACTCATAATCTATACCAATATCAAAATGCTGTAGTTCAAAAGTAAGTAATCTGTTTAGTTTTTCTTTTGTTATTCGCTGATGTATTGGTATTGTGTATGCAAAATCTTTATAATAATCATCAATCAAGAATTTTTCAGTATTACTATATTTAGCAAAAACTTCATTATTATTAAGGTTACCATCAATATCATTTGCTTTAAAGACTTTAGTTTCCTTTTTACTAATAATTTTTTTAATACTAATAGTATCTAAACCTATGTCAAAGAGCGCTGGAGATAATTTATAATTTTCTTCTAAGATTCCATAACTATAAACGAGTGTTTCGTTTCTAGCTTGGTCTTCTTGTCTAACATAAAGATTACGTATTGCTGTTGTATCTTTTATAACGTCAACATCTTGAGCTATTAATGGTCTTATCTTATTAAAATAATCTCTAAATTCTTCATATTCCACATTTTTAGAAACTTTGCTTAAGGCCTGCTTAACATTAAAGTTGAAGTTATCTTCCTTATTACTTACAGAATTAGAAATATAGTAGCTTTGCACAAATATGATACCTATAAGAGACAAGCTCATTAAGATTGCTAGTACAAAAAACACTTTTTTACTCATCCATTCAAAATTAATATTTTAACATTTAGTAAGCCTTGCATTTAACCTTACATTAACAAAAATGTTAAAATTTAAAATTTATTTGCTTTTTTTAAGAGTTTCTTGTGCGTGTTTAAAACCTCTTTTTTTGTAGTATCGAGGTTAGTATTTACAATTACAAAGTCCGAAAGGCTAACTTTTAGTTCATCTTTCCATTGGTTAGCAATAATTGCTTTTACTTTTTCTATGCTTGCATTATCGCGTTTTAAAACGCGTTCTATACGTGTTTTTTCTGGCGCAGTAACTGTAATAATATAATCGTAGTTTTTATAACTTCCATTTTCAAAAAGAATAGCAGCTTCCTTTATAACGTATGGTGCTTCTTGTTTGTTTTTCCATTTTATAAAATGCTTTCCAACTTTTGGGTGCACTATCGCATTCATTTTTTCTAATAAAGCTTTATTATTAAAAATAGCTTTTGCTAAATAAGGTCTATTTAATTTATTGTCTTTATAAGCAACTTCACCAAAAAGCGCAATTAGTTTTCGCTTAAGAACTTTAGAGGTATTCATTAGTTTTTTAGCTTCATCATCTGCTATATATATTGGTATCCCTAAAGCTTCAAATGCTTTAGCAACTGTGGTTTTACCACTTCCTATTCCTCCTGTAAGTCCTACTGTTATCATTCTGAAATTATATATTCTATTTTCTGTTCGTGTAAGCGAAATGTTTTAATAGCTTTTGGAGATTTTATTAATTTAGGTGTTAAATAAGACGATTTGCTATTATGTTCTTTAAAATCGCAAACAACTTCAAAATCGTTTATATCGATAGTGTTATAACTTTCCAAACTTGTATAGTATGATAAATTAATAGTCTTAGGAAAATAATTAACCTTCACATTATTTGGGACATTAATAATATTTATGGGCAAACTAAGAGTGCCTTCAGTAAATTTCTCTGCTTTAATATTAATACTAACTGTTTTAGTTTTTACATTAATTTGAGAATCTAGAGTCTCTAACTTTAACGCTAATTGTGTGCTAAAAGGCTTATTAACGGCATTCCTGTTTAACACTTTGGTTTCAATACTATTAATTTTAGAAAGTAGAGATTCTGGGCCTATTATCTTTATAGAATCTGGTACTGCAACTATAGCATTTAAAACATTATAACCTGGACTATAGCTAATGTTTAAGTTTGGTATAACTGGTATCGTTTTTACAGCATTAATATCTACTTTAAATAAAAGCGTATCTGGATTAATGGTTTTTACAACAATGTCTTTGTTAAACTGGCCATTAATACCTGCATAACCTCTAGACAATGACCACACGTACAGAGAATCGGCTTTTTTAACTTCATTTTTAAAATCAATTTCAACAGAAGGTGTTTTTATATAGTATTTCATCCACTCGAAACCATCTGTTGTCATGGTGAAATTTAATGTATTAGACGAATCGTTAAGCACTATCATTTCGTCAGGAATATTCTTTAACGCTACATTAAACTTAACTGTATTTGTATAACTTGCTGAAAGCCTAGCCAACACCAAAATAAAAAAAGCGAGCATAAAAAAGATTAGAAACACATTAAGTTTCCTACTTCTTAGAAAGTTTTTTATTGTACTTGTGACTAAAGACATTATTTATGTTTAAAAAATAGTTTTGGAAATTGCTGTTCTGGATTTCGGTTTAAAGCACCTATAAAGAATGTAGATTTTAAAAAACCTATACCATAACCAAAAAACTGAATTGTTACTGCTATTAAAGATTGAAACGCTACAACTATATTTTTTGTTTGAAGCAAAGCGGTAATGAATGCAAACCCATAATAACCTAATATAAGATATAATGGCAGCAATACATTAATAAAAGATAATAAAACTGAAAACACAACACTCAAAACAAATACTGTAGGAAACCAATAGGTCACCTTTTTTGTTGATGGATGCCATTTGTTAAGAATAGGCCTTACCATTCCAAATTTATTGACTTGTGTATAAAATTTAGACCACGAAATTCTGCGTTTATGATATACATAAGCACTTTCAAAAAAAGCAGTCTCGAAATCTAAACGCCATAAACGTATGGATAGGTCTGGATCTTCTCCAGGATGAATGCGACCAAAACCTTTAGTAGCTTCAAATGCTTTTTTAGATAAGCCCATGTTAAAACTCCTAGGCTGAAATTTATCGACGCTATTTTTATTACCTCTAATGCCTCCTGTTGTAATAAACGAGGTCATACTAAAATTAATAGCCTTTTGTAAGTTTGAAAATGAAGCACCAGCTGCATCTGGGCCACCAAAACAATCTACGTATTT includes these proteins:
- the coaE gene encoding dephospho-CoA kinase (Dephospho-CoA kinase (CoaE) performs the final step in coenzyme A biosynthesis.), with the translated sequence MITVGLTGGIGSGKTTVAKAFEALGIPIYIADDEAKKLMNTSKVLKRKLIALFGEVAYKDNKLNRPYLAKAIFNNKALLEKMNAIVHPKVGKHFIKWKNKQEAPYVIKEAAILFENGSYKNYDYIITVTAPEKTRIERVLKRDNASIEKVKAIIANQWKDELKVSLSDFVIVNTNLDTTKKEVLNTHKKLLKKANKF
- a CDS encoding CdaR family protein, producing the protein MSLVTSTIKNFLRSRKLNVFLIFFMLAFFILVLARLSASYTNTVKFNVALKNIPDEMIVLNDSSNTLNFTMTTDGFEWMKYYIKTPSVEIDFKNEVKKADSLYVWSLSRGYAGINGQFNKDIVVKTINPDTLLFKVDINAVKTIPVIPNLNISYSPGYNVLNAIVAVPDSIKIIGPESLLSKINSIETKVLNRNAVNKPFSTQLALKLETLDSQINVKTKTVSINIKAEKFTEGTLSLPINIINVPNNVKVNYFPKTINLSYYTSLESYNTIDINDFEVVCDFKEHNSKSSYLTPKLIKSPKAIKTFRLHEQKIEYIISE
- a CDS encoding glycosyltransferase family 2 protein, coding for MQLSFSFIIPVYNRPNEIEELLQSFTKLEGATEFEIVIVEDGSTDSSKHIVSNYNSQLNISYFFKENSGPGASRNFGMQKAKGNYFIILDSDCILPKEYLNEVEKNLKTKYVDCFGGPDAAGASFSNLQKAINFSMTSFITTGGIRGNKNSVDKFQPRSFNMGLSKKAFEATKGFGRIHPGEDPDLSIRLWRLDFETAFFESAYVYHKRRISWSKFYTQVNKFGMVRPILNKWHPSTKKVTYWFPTVFVLSVVFSVLLSFINVLLPLYLILGYYGFAFITALLQTKNIVVAFQSLIAVTIQFFGYGIGFLKSTFFIGALNRNPEQQFPKLFFKHK
- a CDS encoding response regulator transcription factor — protein: MDEQEKKILLVEDDPNFGTVLKDYLMMNDYAVVHAKNGMEGFEKFKKDDYDLCILDVMMPYKDGFTLAKEIREKNADVPIIFLTAKAMKEDVLKGYKVGADDYLNKPFDSEVLLMKIKAIMTRKATDTVADSKQFDFEIGHFHLNSKLRFLTYKGGEAVKLSPKENELLRLLALHENDLMPRELALTKIWRDDNYFTSRSMDVYIAKLRKYLKVDDKVEILNIHGEGFRLVVNPD
- a CDS encoding sensor histidine kinase KdpD, with amino-acid sequence MSKKVFFVLAILMSLSLIGIIFVQSYYISNSVSNKEDNFNFNVKQALSKVSKNVEYEEFRDYFNKIRPLIAQDVDVIKDTTAIRNLYVRQEDQARNETLVYSYGILEENYKLSPALFDIGLDTISIKKIISKKETKVFKANDIDGNLNNNEVFAKYSNTEKFLIDDYYKDFAYTIPIHQRITKEKLNRLLTFELQHFDIGIDYEFAIYSSDLATKIQTDNFELEDQVTMEVPIFSEDNGNYNYRLLVNFPDRNKFIWSSVIGMLGLSVLFTSIIIIAFVTALSQIIKQRQIAEIKTDFINNMTHEFKTPIATINLALDSIKNPKIIDDKEKVKRYLQMIREENKRMHAQVENVLRISKLEKNELNISKEGISLHDLIEDAISHVELIVEDRQGHIETELKATKSSVLANETHFINVLVNILDNAIKYSPEAPKITVETVNVGNNILVNIKDEGSGMSKAAVKRVFEKFYREHTGNIHNVKGHGLGLSYVKRIVEDHSGHISVTSEKGKGSAFTIKLPLIS